In the Hordeum vulgare subsp. vulgare chromosome 7H, MorexV3_pseudomolecules_assembly, whole genome shotgun sequence genome, one interval contains:
- the LOC123412629 gene encoding tRNA A64-2'-O-ribosylphosphate transferase isoform X4, which yields MAAAAAAAAAAAEHAAEEGTLSIYKAARRIKRRESTLYNALRSVADDAAFVAEIAALWPALPLVANLRCGLWYAQPRSLAATCYFKSTDGHAGNWGFSTARLNLHLALLAGERGGCIIVDSTRKGKRFPDSMAKTIPIWCCVLNRAIQRHRLQAINQGSGLKSEMSAVASNGDAEEYSGSSNWDSSVHLPVWVLETEKNAIEGRIEEWTDLFESCGADIHSLALVATQRTSSEFSWRYIPGAGDDEESWARGLTPTLFWKHSYDLLDGGPDLCNQLVADIVEKDRVYRAQRGEHSPQVIVKHAKCSSHGLEPYTGDHTIITQPMNSNPSTIAPANTQYSNGGHVVFWIGTSNLAVASTMQVADGLADMDCILNCDSTSRLPSSSSEDSYLELPIVGSKDERFSLLKNLPKAVSFAKKNLIAGRKMLLCCQNGEDISICVALAIITRLFSDTGCFDCGESFMRRDITKLEMRKRLVFICKYAINARPSRGNLRQVYGFLCNEKEQLPC from the exons atggcggcggcggcggcggcggcggcggcggcggcagagcaCGCGGCCGAGGAGGGGACGCTGAGCATCTACAAGGCGGCGAGGCGCATCAAGCGGCGGGAGAGCACCCTGTACAACGCGCTGCGGAGCGTGGCGGACGACGCGGCCTTCGTGGCCGAGATCGCGGCGCTCTGGCCGGCGCTGCCGCTGGTCGCCAACCTCCGCTGCGGCCTCTGGTACGCGCAGCCGCGCTCCCTCGCCGCCACCTGCTACTTCAAGTCCACCGACGGCCACGCCGGCAACTGGGGCTTCTCCACCGCCCGCCTCAATCTCCACCTCGCCCTCCTCGCCG GGGAAAGAGGAGGGTGCATAATAGTTGATTCAACAAGGAAAGGGAAACGATTTCCTGATAGCATGGCAAAGACCATACCCATTTGGTGCTGTGTTCTCAATCGAGCCATTCAGAGGCATCGACTGCAAGCTATCAACCAAGGTAGCGGATTGAAATCTGAAATG TCAGCTGTTGCATCAAACGGGGATGCTGAAGAGTACTCTGGTTCATCAAACTGGGATAGCTCAGTTCATCTTCCTGTATGGGTTCTAGAAACCGAGAAAAATGCAATAGAGGGGCGTATTGAAGAATGGACGGACCTATTTGAATCTTGTGGTGCAGACATTCATTCTCTTGCATTAG TGGCTACACAAAGGACCTCGTCGGAATTCAGCTGGCGCTATATTCCTGGTGCAGGAGATGATGAAGAGAGTTGGGCACGTGGTCTAACTCCTACATTATTCTGGAAGCATTCGTACGATCTACTTGATGGTGGACCAGATCTTTGTAATCAGTTAGTTGCTGATATTGTTGAAAAGGATAGGGTTTACCGTGCACAGAGGGGTGAACATTCTCCACAAGTTATAGTTAAGCATGCAAAGTGCTCAAGCCATGGACTCGAACCCTACACGGGAGATCATACAATTATCACACAACCTATGAACTCAAACCCTTCTACTATTGCTCCAGCAAATACACAATACTCCAATGGTGGTCATGTAGTCTTCTGGATTGGAACATCAAACCTTGCAGTAGCATCTACCATGCAAG TTGCAGATGGCTTGGCTGATATGGATTGCATATTGAATTGTGACAGCACATCAAGATTGCCTTCTAGTTCATCAGAAGATTCTTACCTTGAACTACCTATTGTG GGTTCCAAGGATGAGCGATTTTCTTTGTTAAAAAATCTTCCTAAAGCGGTTAGCTTTGCAAAGAAAAATCTAATCGCAGGGAGAAAAATGCTGCTATGTTGTCAAAATG gAGAAGATATAAGCATTTGTGTGGCCTTGGCAATAATCACACGGTTATTCAGTGACACTG GGTGCTTCGACTGCGGCGAATCTTTTATGAGAAGAGACATCACCAAGTTGGAGATGAGGAAGAGGCTAGTATTCATTTGCAAATATGCCATTAATGCACGGCCATCTAGGGGAAACTTGAGGCAGGTCTATGGTTTCCTATGCAACGAAAAGGAACAGCTGCCCTGCTAG
- the LOC123412629 gene encoding tRNA A64-2'-O-ribosylphosphate transferase isoform X3, whose amino-acid sequence MAAAAAAAAAAAEHAAEEGTLSIYKAARRIKRRESTLYNALRSVADDAAFVAEIAALWPALPLVANLRCGLWYAQPRSLAATCYFKSTDGHAGNWGFSTARLNLHLALLAGERGGCIIVDSTRKGKRFPDSMAKTIPIWCCVLNRAIQRHRLQAINQAVASNGDAEEYSGSSNWDSSVHLPVWVLETEKNAIEGRIEEWTDLFESCGADIHSLALGLRKPLRPLWISQNTRIWLNEVPDHQLWDFTPIILISASASGTVATQRTSSEFSWRYIPGAGDDEESWARGLTPTLFWKHSYDLLDGGPDLCNQLVADIVEKDRVYRAQRGEHSPQVIVKHAKCSSHGLEPYTGDHTIITQPMNSNPSTIAPANTQYSNGGHVVFWIGTSNLAVASTMQVADGLADMDCILNCDSTSRLPSSSSEDSYLELPIVGSKDERFSLLKNLPKAVSFAKKNLIAGRKMLLCCQNGEDISICVALAIITRLFSDTGCFDCGESFMRRDITKLEMRKRLVFICKYAINARPSRGNLRQVYGFLCNEKEQLPC is encoded by the exons atggcggcggcggcggcggcggcggcggcggcggcagagcaCGCGGCCGAGGAGGGGACGCTGAGCATCTACAAGGCGGCGAGGCGCATCAAGCGGCGGGAGAGCACCCTGTACAACGCGCTGCGGAGCGTGGCGGACGACGCGGCCTTCGTGGCCGAGATCGCGGCGCTCTGGCCGGCGCTGCCGCTGGTCGCCAACCTCCGCTGCGGCCTCTGGTACGCGCAGCCGCGCTCCCTCGCCGCCACCTGCTACTTCAAGTCCACCGACGGCCACGCCGGCAACTGGGGCTTCTCCACCGCCCGCCTCAATCTCCACCTCGCCCTCCTCGCCG GGGAAAGAGGAGGGTGCATAATAGTTGATTCAACAAGGAAAGGGAAACGATTTCCTGATAGCATGGCAAAGACCATACCCATTTGGTGCTGTGTTCTCAATCGAGCCATTCAGAGGCATCGACTGCAAGCTATCAACCAAG CTGTTGCATCAAACGGGGATGCTGAAGAGTACTCTGGTTCATCAAACTGGGATAGCTCAGTTCATCTTCCTGTATGGGTTCTAGAAACCGAGAAAAATGCAATAGAGGGGCGTATTGAAGAATGGACGGACCTATTTGAATCTTGTGGTGCAGACATTCATTCTCTTGCATTAGGTTTGCGAAAACCACTCCGTCCACTGTGGATATCACAAAACACACGTATATGGTTGAATGAAGTACCAGATCATCAGTTATGGGACTTCACTCCCATCATATTAATTTCAGCATCTGCATCTGGTACAGTGGCTACACAAAGGACCTCGTCGGAATTCAGCTGGCGCTATATTCCTGGTGCAGGAGATGATGAAGAGAGTTGGGCACGTGGTCTAACTCCTACATTATTCTGGAAGCATTCGTACGATCTACTTGATGGTGGACCAGATCTTTGTAATCAGTTAGTTGCTGATATTGTTGAAAAGGATAGGGTTTACCGTGCACAGAGGGGTGAACATTCTCCACAAGTTATAGTTAAGCATGCAAAGTGCTCAAGCCATGGACTCGAACCCTACACGGGAGATCATACAATTATCACACAACCTATGAACTCAAACCCTTCTACTATTGCTCCAGCAAATACACAATACTCCAATGGTGGTCATGTAGTCTTCTGGATTGGAACATCAAACCTTGCAGTAGCATCTACCATGCAAG TTGCAGATGGCTTGGCTGATATGGATTGCATATTGAATTGTGACAGCACATCAAGATTGCCTTCTAGTTCATCAGAAGATTCTTACCTTGAACTACCTATTGTG GGTTCCAAGGATGAGCGATTTTCTTTGTTAAAAAATCTTCCTAAAGCGGTTAGCTTTGCAAAGAAAAATCTAATCGCAGGGAGAAAAATGCTGCTATGTTGTCAAAATG gAGAAGATATAAGCATTTGTGTGGCCTTGGCAATAATCACACGGTTATTCAGTGACACTG GGTGCTTCGACTGCGGCGAATCTTTTATGAGAAGAGACATCACCAAGTTGGAGATGAGGAAGAGGCTAGTATTCATTTGCAAATATGCCATTAATGCACGGCCATCTAGGGGAAACTTGAGGCAGGTCTATGGTTTCCTATGCAACGAAAAGGAACAGCTGCCCTGCTAG
- the LOC123412629 gene encoding tRNA A64-2'-O-ribosylphosphate transferase isoform X2 — MAAAAAAAAAAAEHAAEEGTLSIYKAARRIKRRESTLYNALRSVADDAAFVAEIAALWPALPLVANLRCGLWYAQPRSLAATCYFKSTDGHAGNWGFSTARLNLHLALLAGERGGCIIVDSTRKGKRFPDSMAKTIPIWCCVLNRAIQRHRLQAINQGSGLKSEMSAVASNGDAEEYSGSSNWDSSVHLPVWVLETEKNAIEGRIEEWTDLFESCGADIHSLALGLRKPLRPLWISQNTRIWLNEVPDHQLWDFTPIILISASASGTVATQRTSSEFSWRYIPGAGDDEESWARGLTPTLFWKHSYDLLDGGPDLCNQLVADIVEKDRVYRAQRGEHSPQVIVKHAKCSSHGLEPYTGDHTIITQPMNSNPSTIAPANTQYSNGGHVVFWIGTSNLAVASTMQDGLADMDCILNCDSTSRLPSSSSEDSYLELPIVGSKDERFSLLKNLPKAVSFAKKNLIAGRKMLLCCQNGEDISICVALAIITRLFSDTGCFDCGESFMRRDITKLEMRKRLVFICKYAINARPSRGNLRQVYGFLCNEKEQLPC; from the exons atggcggcggcggcggcggcggcggcggcggcggcagagcaCGCGGCCGAGGAGGGGACGCTGAGCATCTACAAGGCGGCGAGGCGCATCAAGCGGCGGGAGAGCACCCTGTACAACGCGCTGCGGAGCGTGGCGGACGACGCGGCCTTCGTGGCCGAGATCGCGGCGCTCTGGCCGGCGCTGCCGCTGGTCGCCAACCTCCGCTGCGGCCTCTGGTACGCGCAGCCGCGCTCCCTCGCCGCCACCTGCTACTTCAAGTCCACCGACGGCCACGCCGGCAACTGGGGCTTCTCCACCGCCCGCCTCAATCTCCACCTCGCCCTCCTCGCCG GGGAAAGAGGAGGGTGCATAATAGTTGATTCAACAAGGAAAGGGAAACGATTTCCTGATAGCATGGCAAAGACCATACCCATTTGGTGCTGTGTTCTCAATCGAGCCATTCAGAGGCATCGACTGCAAGCTATCAACCAAGGTAGCGGATTGAAATCTGAAATG TCAGCTGTTGCATCAAACGGGGATGCTGAAGAGTACTCTGGTTCATCAAACTGGGATAGCTCAGTTCATCTTCCTGTATGGGTTCTAGAAACCGAGAAAAATGCAATAGAGGGGCGTATTGAAGAATGGACGGACCTATTTGAATCTTGTGGTGCAGACATTCATTCTCTTGCATTAGGTTTGCGAAAACCACTCCGTCCACTGTGGATATCACAAAACACACGTATATGGTTGAATGAAGTACCAGATCATCAGTTATGGGACTTCACTCCCATCATATTAATTTCAGCATCTGCATCTGGTACAGTGGCTACACAAAGGACCTCGTCGGAATTCAGCTGGCGCTATATTCCTGGTGCAGGAGATGATGAAGAGAGTTGGGCACGTGGTCTAACTCCTACATTATTCTGGAAGCATTCGTACGATCTACTTGATGGTGGACCAGATCTTTGTAATCAGTTAGTTGCTGATATTGTTGAAAAGGATAGGGTTTACCGTGCACAGAGGGGTGAACATTCTCCACAAGTTATAGTTAAGCATGCAAAGTGCTCAAGCCATGGACTCGAACCCTACACGGGAGATCATACAATTATCACACAACCTATGAACTCAAACCCTTCTACTATTGCTCCAGCAAATACACAATACTCCAATGGTGGTCATGTAGTCTTCTGGATTGGAACATCAAACCTTGCAGTAGCATCTACCATGCAAG ATGGCTTGGCTGATATGGATTGCATATTGAATTGTGACAGCACATCAAGATTGCCTTCTAGTTCATCAGAAGATTCTTACCTTGAACTACCTATTGTG GGTTCCAAGGATGAGCGATTTTCTTTGTTAAAAAATCTTCCTAAAGCGGTTAGCTTTGCAAAGAAAAATCTAATCGCAGGGAGAAAAATGCTGCTATGTTGTCAAAATG gAGAAGATATAAGCATTTGTGTGGCCTTGGCAATAATCACACGGTTATTCAGTGACACTG GGTGCTTCGACTGCGGCGAATCTTTTATGAGAAGAGACATCACCAAGTTGGAGATGAGGAAGAGGCTAGTATTCATTTGCAAATATGCCATTAATGCACGGCCATCTAGGGGAAACTTGAGGCAGGTCTATGGTTTCCTATGCAACGAAAAGGAACAGCTGCCCTGCTAG
- the LOC123412629 gene encoding tRNA A64-2'-O-ribosylphosphate transferase isoform X1: MAAAAAAAAAAAEHAAEEGTLSIYKAARRIKRRESTLYNALRSVADDAAFVAEIAALWPALPLVANLRCGLWYAQPRSLAATCYFKSTDGHAGNWGFSTARLNLHLALLAGERGGCIIVDSTRKGKRFPDSMAKTIPIWCCVLNRAIQRHRLQAINQGSGLKSEMSAVASNGDAEEYSGSSNWDSSVHLPVWVLETEKNAIEGRIEEWTDLFESCGADIHSLALGLRKPLRPLWISQNTRIWLNEVPDHQLWDFTPIILISASASGTVATQRTSSEFSWRYIPGAGDDEESWARGLTPTLFWKHSYDLLDGGPDLCNQLVADIVEKDRVYRAQRGEHSPQVIVKHAKCSSHGLEPYTGDHTIITQPMNSNPSTIAPANTQYSNGGHVVFWIGTSNLAVASTMQVADGLADMDCILNCDSTSRLPSSSSEDSYLELPIVGSKDERFSLLKNLPKAVSFAKKNLIAGRKMLLCCQNGEDISICVALAIITRLFSDTGCFDCGESFMRRDITKLEMRKRLVFICKYAINARPSRGNLRQVYGFLCNEKEQLPC; encoded by the exons atggcggcggcggcggcggcggcggcggcggcggcagagcaCGCGGCCGAGGAGGGGACGCTGAGCATCTACAAGGCGGCGAGGCGCATCAAGCGGCGGGAGAGCACCCTGTACAACGCGCTGCGGAGCGTGGCGGACGACGCGGCCTTCGTGGCCGAGATCGCGGCGCTCTGGCCGGCGCTGCCGCTGGTCGCCAACCTCCGCTGCGGCCTCTGGTACGCGCAGCCGCGCTCCCTCGCCGCCACCTGCTACTTCAAGTCCACCGACGGCCACGCCGGCAACTGGGGCTTCTCCACCGCCCGCCTCAATCTCCACCTCGCCCTCCTCGCCG GGGAAAGAGGAGGGTGCATAATAGTTGATTCAACAAGGAAAGGGAAACGATTTCCTGATAGCATGGCAAAGACCATACCCATTTGGTGCTGTGTTCTCAATCGAGCCATTCAGAGGCATCGACTGCAAGCTATCAACCAAGGTAGCGGATTGAAATCTGAAATG TCAGCTGTTGCATCAAACGGGGATGCTGAAGAGTACTCTGGTTCATCAAACTGGGATAGCTCAGTTCATCTTCCTGTATGGGTTCTAGAAACCGAGAAAAATGCAATAGAGGGGCGTATTGAAGAATGGACGGACCTATTTGAATCTTGTGGTGCAGACATTCATTCTCTTGCATTAGGTTTGCGAAAACCACTCCGTCCACTGTGGATATCACAAAACACACGTATATGGTTGAATGAAGTACCAGATCATCAGTTATGGGACTTCACTCCCATCATATTAATTTCAGCATCTGCATCTGGTACAGTGGCTACACAAAGGACCTCGTCGGAATTCAGCTGGCGCTATATTCCTGGTGCAGGAGATGATGAAGAGAGTTGGGCACGTGGTCTAACTCCTACATTATTCTGGAAGCATTCGTACGATCTACTTGATGGTGGACCAGATCTTTGTAATCAGTTAGTTGCTGATATTGTTGAAAAGGATAGGGTTTACCGTGCACAGAGGGGTGAACATTCTCCACAAGTTATAGTTAAGCATGCAAAGTGCTCAAGCCATGGACTCGAACCCTACACGGGAGATCATACAATTATCACACAACCTATGAACTCAAACCCTTCTACTATTGCTCCAGCAAATACACAATACTCCAATGGTGGTCATGTAGTCTTCTGGATTGGAACATCAAACCTTGCAGTAGCATCTACCATGCAAG TTGCAGATGGCTTGGCTGATATGGATTGCATATTGAATTGTGACAGCACATCAAGATTGCCTTCTAGTTCATCAGAAGATTCTTACCTTGAACTACCTATTGTG GGTTCCAAGGATGAGCGATTTTCTTTGTTAAAAAATCTTCCTAAAGCGGTTAGCTTTGCAAAGAAAAATCTAATCGCAGGGAGAAAAATGCTGCTATGTTGTCAAAATG gAGAAGATATAAGCATTTGTGTGGCCTTGGCAATAATCACACGGTTATTCAGTGACACTG GGTGCTTCGACTGCGGCGAATCTTTTATGAGAAGAGACATCACCAAGTTGGAGATGAGGAAGAGGCTAGTATTCATTTGCAAATATGCCATTAATGCACGGCCATCTAGGGGAAACTTGAGGCAGGTCTATGGTTTCCTATGCAACGAAAAGGAACAGCTGCCCTGCTAG